A window of Sinimarinibacterium sp. NLF-5-8 genomic DNA:
AACAAATCCCGCTCACCATCGACGTGCGTGAAGCCGATGGCCGCATCACCCAGGAAAGCCGTACCCTGTACCGCTCTCATTTTGGACCGATGCTGGTGCTCAAGGCCGCCGGTATTCCGGTGCTGGGCTGGACGCCGCTCAAGGCCTATACGCTGCGCGATGCCAATGCTGAAAACAGCCGCCTGATCAACCAGTTTGCGCGTTGGAACCAGGCGCGCTCACTCGACGAGTTCAAGCGCCTGCATGGTGAAATCCTTGGCGTGCCCTGGGTCAATACCGTGGCCAGCGGCCCCGGCCAGAACGCCTATTACGGCGACATCACCGTGGTGCCCAACGTCCCCGACAGCAAAGTCAGCGTCTGCCAGGCATTGCCGATGCACCAAGTGGTGCAACTGCTGGTGCCCGGCCTGCCGCTGCTGGACGGCTCACGCAGCGCCTGCGAATGGGATACCGACCCGGACGCGCCCGCGCCGGGCATCTTTGGCGCGGGCAACCTGCCCACGCTGGAACGCAGCGATTGGGTCGCCAACAACAACGATTCGTATTGGCTCACCAACCCCGCCGAACCGATCACCGGCTATGCCCGCATCATTGGCGAAGAAGGCAGCGAACGCAGCCTGCGCACGCGCATGGCGATCCGCCAGTTTCAACAACGGCTGGATGGCAGCGATGGCCTGCCGGGCGCGCGCTTTACCCTGCCGCTGCTGCAAGAGGTGACGTTGTCGTCGCGGATTTTGTCGGCAGAACTGGCGCTGCCCGCCGTCATCAACCAATTCTGCCCCGGCGCCAGTGGCGATACCGCGCGCGCCTGCACGGCGCTGGCCAACTGGGATGGTCGCGCCAATCTGGACTCCACCGGCGCGCACATCTGGCGCGAGTTCTGGATGGCGTTATCGGGTGGCGGTGACGGCAGCGGCGGCAACTACTGGCGGGTGCCGTTTGATGCCGGTGACGCCGCCAACACCCCGCGCGAACTGATTGCCAGCCGCCCGGCAGTCAAGCGCGCTTTTGAGAGCGCCATTGCCGCCGTGCGCGCTTCCGGCTTTGCCTTTGATGCGCCGCTGCGCGATCTGCAACATCCGCTGGCGATCACCCCCGACATCCCCATTTTTGGCGGCCAGTTCTTTGAAGGCGCCTTCACCATCGCCGACTCGGCACCGCTGTCAAACAAAGGCTATGAAGTGGAATACGGCAACAGCTACATCCACACCGTGACCTGGGACGCCGAGGGGGTTCACGCCGAAGGCTTTGTCACCTACTCCCAATCCACCGACCCGGCCAGCCCGCACTTTGCCGACTTTACCCGCGAGTACTCGGCCAAGCGCTGGCACCGTTTTCCGTTTACCCCCGCACAGATCAACGCCGACAAGATCAGCGAATATCGGCTCACGCAATAACGCTCCCTGCACAGACAAAAGCATTCGGCGTATCGTTGCCGCGCCGTGGCGCATCCCGCCACGGCACTTTTTCTGATTCAGATAAGGAGTAATTTCATGGCAGACACCTGGCTCGCATCGCTGATCACCGCAACCCCGCAAGAAGGCTTTGAGCTGGCCATCACACTCAGCCGCCGTGGCGTCAAGTACACCCAACCGGATGTCGATACGCTCAAAAAACTGCGCCCGGATTACGCCAATTCGGCTGAAGCCTTAACCGCAGCTTCGCAGGTTGTTGCAACCAATTTTCAAACCGTTGCCGCCGCCAACAACTACTGGCGCAAGTGAGCCCCAAAGGGTGTGATGCAAACGTGGGCGCGCGAATGCGCCCACATTTTTTTGTGCCGCATAATGGCGCCATGCACCCGATTCAGACCCCATCGACCTCCGACGCACCGGCCACGGCATCCCAACTGCGGGTGCTGACATTGAACATTCAGGTGGGCATGCCCACACAGCAATTCTCGCAATACCTCACCGGCGCGTGGCGGCATCTGCTGCCCTCACCGAGCGCGCGGCGCAACCTTGATCGGATTGCCGAATTTCTTCAGGACTTTGATCTGGTGGCTTTGCAAGAAGCCGACGCCGGCAGCCTGCGCACCGCACAGATCAATCAGATCGAATACCTCGCCAGACGAGCCGGATTCAACCACTGGTATGCAGCGGTCAATCGCAACCTGGGGCCGTTTGCCCAGCATGCGCTGGGCTTTATCTCGCGCTATCCCCTGAACGATGTCCAGCACCACGTCCTGCCCGGCGCCATCAAGGGGCGCGGCGTTCTGCGTGCGCAGTTGCAGCTCGACGGCTATGCCCCTCTGGATCTGCTGGTTTCGCATCTGGCACTGGGGCGCAAGACGCGCACCCGTCAATTCAGCCATCTGGCGAGCCTGGTGAGCGCCCAGACCGATACGCTGCTGATGGGCGATCTGAACTGCGCGCCGGAAGAACTGCACGCGCATCCGCAACTGCAAAAGCTGGGCTTTCGCTGCGTACAAACCGCACCGACCTACCCCAGCTGGAAGCCCAGACGCAGCATTGACCATGTGCTGGCCACGCCCGGCGCCCAGGTCGATGGCGGTCATGTTCTGGACTTATCACTCTCCGACCATCTGCCAGTGGCCGCAGAGGTCACCCTGCGGCGGCTATGAACACGCTGCTGACCTGGCTGTTCGATCACGCCACCCACATTGGCCTGACCCTGTGGATGGCGATCGGCATTGCCACCGCCGCGCACGCGCTGCTGACCCGCCGCGACCCGCGCGCGGCCTGGGGCTGGATTGCGGTGTGCTGGCTGTTTCCGTTTGCCGGGCCGCTGCTGTATTTCCTGTTTGGCATTGATCGCATCCGCACGCGCGCGCGGCGCATGGGGCTGAAGACCGTCGGCAGCCCGTCGCCTGCACCGATCGAACATCCCTTTGACGTTCGCCGCTTTGCCGATGGCGGCAGCCACGCCATTCCGCTGTGGCTGGAACAGGTGGTGCGCACTGCCGACACCTTGAGCAAACTGCCCTTGCTGGGCGGCAATCAGGTGCGCGCGCTGTTTGATGGCGAGCAGGCTTATCCGGCCATGCTGGCGGCGATCCACGCCGCGCGCGAGTGGATCATCCTCGACACCTACATCTTTGATAACGATTTTGTTGGCCGCGCCTTCGTCACCGCACTTGGCGATGCGCGCCAACGCGGCGTTGACGTGCGCGTGATGCTCGACGGCGTTGGCCGCCATTACTCCCTGTTCCCGATCACCCGGCGCCTGCGCAAACGCGGCATCGACGTGGCCATTTTCAACCCGCTGCGGCTGCTGCCCCCGGCGCTGCATATCAACCTGCGCAATCACCGCAAACTGCTGATCGTGGACGGCCGCATCGGCTTTACTGGCGGCATGAATATCGGCGCGCGCCATTTGACCCAGAACCCGCAAGTGCGCGCGCCTGCCAGCGATGTGCACTTTGAGCTGCGCGGCACCATTCTGGAACAGCTCGCCGCAGCCTTTGCCGAGGACTGGCGCGCCTGCTGCCCGCGTCCCTGGCAACCGCCTGTGCTGGCCGCCACCCCGCCCGGCGAAGCGCCGATGGGCGCCGTTTGCCGCGCCCTGATCGGCGGCCCCAATCAGGATCACGACCGCATCGCCAGGGTGCTGCAAGCCGCCATCAGCGCCGCCAGCCGCGAAGTGATGGTGATGACACCCTATTTTTTGCCTCCGGCGGAAATGCTGGCCGAGCTCCAGGCTGCCGCCCTGCGCGGCGTGCGCGTGGATATCATCCTGCCCGCGCGCAACAACCTGCCGTTTGTACACTGGGCCTCGCGCCACGCGCTGGAGGATCTGCTTCATTACGGCGTGCACATCCATGAGCAACCGCCGCCGTTTTCCCACAGCAAACTGTTGGTTGTGGACGGGGTTTACTGCCAGATCGGCAGCACCAACCTCGACCCTCGCAGCCTCAAGCTCAATTTTGAATTGAACGTTGAGGTGTACGATCGCGCACTGGCACAAACGCTGGCGGCTCATTTCAACCAGGTGCTGAGCCGCGCGCGCGAGATCAGCATTGCCGAGCTGCAAACCCGCAGCCTGCCCACGCGTCTGCGCGATGCCCTGTTCTGGCTGTTTTCACCTTATCTGTAACCACTGGCCATGCCGCAATACACCAAGAATCCCCCCCTGCTCGAAAGCCATGTTGACCCCGACCCGATCCGCCAGTTTGAACACTGGTTTGCCGACGCCGAGCGCGCGCAACTGATCGACCCCAACGCGATGACGCTGGCCAGCGTCGATGCCAACGGCCAGCCATCCGCGCGCATCGTGCTGTTCAAAGGGCTGTATCAGCAGCAATTCACCTTCTACACCAACTACCAGGGGCGCAAAGGCCATGAGCTGGCACAAAACCCCAGCGTCGCGCTGGTGTTCTGGTGGGGCGCGCTGGAGCGACAAATCCGCATCGAAGGCCAGGCCCAGCCACTCCCGCGCGCGGTATCGGCAGAGTACTTCCACTCGCGTATCCGCGAATCGCAACTCGGCGCCATTGCCTCGCGCCAAAGCGCCGTGATCGAAAGCCGCGACGCACTGGATGCCCACTACGCCGCCGTGGCGGCGCAATACGCCAATGGTGAGCAAATCCCGCTGCCCGATCACTGGGGCGGCTATGGCGTCACCGCCCAGCGCATCGAGTTCTGGCAAGGCCGTCTGGGACGGCTGCACGATCGCCTGCGCTACACGCGCGCGCCCGGTGGCTGGACGCTGGAACGCCTGGAACCCTGAAAACCGCGCGCGGTCGCCATGCCGTTTATCATGCGCACCTCATCTTGACTTTCATTTCAGCCATTGACCGCCAACCCTTCATGAGCACTTTTTCCCTTCGCACGCTGTGCCTGACCACGATCACCGTCCTCACCCTCGCCGCCTGCGCAACCTCGCCCACCGGGCGTCATCAGCTCCGCCTGGTGTCGGATACCGAAATGACCCAAATGGGCATCACCGCCTTTGATGAGCTGAAACAAAAAGAAAAACTCAGCACCGACGCGCGCACCAATGCCTATGTGCAATGCGTGGCCAATGCCATCACCCGCGAAATCGGCGGCACCTGGGAAGTGCAGGTGTTCGACTCCAAAGAAGTCAACGCCTTTGCCCTGCCCGGCGGCAAGATCGGCGTTTATACCGGCCTGCTCAAGGTGGCGACCACCCAGGATCAACTCGCCGCCGTCCTCGGCCACGAAGTGGGACATGTTCAGGCAGGCCATTCTGCCGCGCGCGTTTCCAATCAGATGGTGGCGCAGCTGGGGGTGGGCATTCTGGCGGGCTCCACCGGCATTTCGCCGGAGATGATCGGCATGGGCGCCAATCTGCTGCTGGTGCTGCCCAATTCGCGCGGGGACGAAAGCGAATCCGACATCATTGGCCAAAAGTTGATGGCACAGGCGGGATTTGATCCGGCGCAGGCGGTGCAACTGTGGAACAACATGGCCAAGGCCAGCAGCGGCGCCCCCCCGCAGATGCTGTCCACCCACCCTTCATCCGATACCCGCATCCGCGATTTGAGCAAAAACCTGCCGAATGTGACGCCGATCTATCAGCAGGCTCGCGCCGCCGGCAAAAAACCCGGGTGCACGCCGTAACTGCGCGCCCGGTACGCCGCACGGGACTAACCGCGCGGCGGCTGCCAATCCTCGGAAACGTAATGACAGGTCACGGCGCTGCCGTCGCGCAGGGTGTGCGTGTGCGGCACGCTGCGATTGCAGCGTTCGTCCGCCATCGGGCAACGCTCGACAAACAGGCAGCCGGTTTGTGGCACGGTCACATCCGGCGCCGGCCCCTCACGCAGCAGCAGCGCGCGCTGCTCGGCGCTGGCGCCGGGGACGCTGGCCAGCAACGCCTTGGTATAGGGGTGGCGCGGGGTATCGAACAATACGGCGGCATCGGCCTTTTCCATGACCCGGCCAAAGTACATCACCATGACGCGATGACTGATCCGGCGCACCGCCGCCAGGTCATGTGAGATGAACAGCATCGCCAGGTTGGTATCGCGCTGAATCTGTTGAAGCAAGTCGAGAATCTCGATCTGCGCGGACAAATCCAGTGCCGAAATCGCTTCGTCACAGATCAGCAGCCTGGGCTGTACGATCAGGGCGCGCGCAATGGCCACGCGCTGAGCCTGGCCGCCGGACAAGTCCCCGGCCTTTTGCTCCAGCAACTCGGCTTCCAGCCCCACGCGCCGCAGCATCTGCGCCACCCGTTCGGCGCGCTGCGCCGCAGGCAGGCGCGGCTCAAACGCCTGCAGTGGCTCGGCAATCACATCACGCACCCGCAGTTTGGGGTTGATGCTGTCCTGCGGATTTTGAAACACCATCTGGATGTCGCGGCGCAGGTGTTGCCAATCGCGCGCAGCCAGTCCAACCAGTTCACGTCCGCCAAAGCTGATCGAGCCGCCGGCAACCGCCTGAACGCCGAGCAGCGCCTTGGCCAGGGTGGATTTTCCGGAGCCGGACTCGCCCACCAGCGCCACGGTCTCACCCGGACTCAGGTTGAAGTTGACGCCCTCGACCGCGCGCAGCCAGCGCGGCTTGATAAATGGCAGCTTGCTGCCAACACGATGCAGCACGCGGAGCTGGCGCACGACCAGCAGCGGCTCGCCGGCACGCGCCGACAACCCCGCACCGGCCTCTGCAGGCAGGTGCGGCGGGCGTGATCGTTGGGGTTGCGCTGCGCTTGTGCGCGGGGCGACGGGGGCGGACACCGTGTTCATTCGAGCAGGCTGCGCAGCATCCATGCCGTCTTTTCATGCACCTGCATCCGCTGGGTCAGCAGATCGGCAGAGGGTTCATCGGCAGCACGCTCGACGATCGGGAATGCACCGCGCGCGGTGCGGACACAGGCTTCGTGCCCCTGAACCAGATCAACCACCATGTCGCGCCATTCGGGCACGCCATCGGTTTCTTCGATGCTGGACAGCGCGGCGTAGGCTTTATAGGTTCCCGGCGCGGGAAAACCCAGCGCGCGGATGCGTTCGGCAATCGAATCCACCGCCGTGGCCGCTTCCAGGTAATGCTGCTCGAACATCAGATGCAGGGTGTTGAACATCGGCCCGGTGACGTTCCAGTGAAAATTGTGGGTTTTCAGGTACAGGGTGTATTCATCGGCCAGCAGGTGACTGAGCGCATCGGCGATCTGTCCGCGCGTCGTCTGGTCGATGCCAATATCAATCCGCGGCGTCGCTTCGACGGCAGCACGGGTCGCTTTGGCTGCCTTTTTGGGCACAGCAGTAGTCTTTTCCTTCTTGGCCATCTGTCACACTCCTTGGATGAAAGTCACGATCGCTTGAGTCATCTATTTTAACCGCAGGCACTCACCCCAGTAACTTGGTTTTGCGGTAGTAACTGAAGATATCGTTGAGGCTACGCTTGGGCTGCCAGTCAAACGTGGTGCGGAACAAGGTGCCGTCCAGAATCACCGGGTATTTGAAGAAGTTGATCAGGTAGGGCGGAAAAAACGCATTCCAGTTGAGCAGCGTGCTCACCATTTTCGGCACGGCCGGCGGCACGCCCAGCACGGGCAGCTTGCGGCAGCCGCACTGTGTCACCGCAGTCGGATAGGCCACCCAGTCATCCGGTGCAATGTTGTAGATGCCCGGCTTGTTCTGCTCGAAAGCTTCGACCATGGCATCGGCCATATCGTCCACATGCAAGAACTGCATCAGCGGCGCAAACCCCATCAACACCGGCGCGACCCGCCGCGACAGCAGCAGCGACATGCCGTTGCGAATCCCCGGCCCCAGTACGTTGCACGGCCGCAGGATGGTGATGTTCAGCTCCGGGTATTTCCACAGGTAGATTTGCGCCAGGCTCTCCAGCTCGACCGAATCCACCAGATCCTGGGTCAATTCGCTGGCCTTGAGCGGGGCGTTTTCATCCAGCAGCGCCGGGTTGTAGGCCGAGGCGCCGTAAACGTAATAGGTGGAGTGGATCAGGACTTGCCCAACACCATATTTACGGCACAGTTCCAGCAGTTTTTTGGTGCCCAGCACGTTGGTGTTGTAGCGGCGGCTGCGCCCGGTTTCATGCGCATACATGCGACCAATGTGCAGCACCGCGTCGATTTTGTGATGGCGAAAAATATCTTCAAAGCCGCGCTTGTAAGTATCGACCTTGTACGACGGCACATCGGCGTCGGTTTCGACCTTGCGGCGAAAATCCACTGCCACGACGTTGTAGCGCCCATGCAGGCGGGCAATGACGCGCTTGGCCAGAGAACCGGCCGCACCTGTGACCAGCACTGTTTTTTTGGAATCGTTGCGATTGGGCATGTTGGAGGCTCTCAAAAAATGCGCGTGCGTTGGTTCAGGCCGCGATCGATCAGCTCGGTGATACGCGCCTTGACCTGCTCGACCCGTTCGGTGACTTCGTTTTCGCTTTCGACCGGCCCTTTGAAGACCATCGGCTCACCAAAGTTCAGATACATCCGCGCGGGCAACGGCAGCGGCGGACTGATCGGCACATACGGAATCCCCAGCAGTTTGGCCAGTGGCTTGATATTGGCCAGCGACGGCATGGTTTCTTCGCTGCCGACCACCCCGACAGGAATGATCGGCGTGTCGTGCTGCATCGCCAGATGCATGAAGCCATTGCCAAAGCGCTGGAGCTGGTAGCGCTTGTTCCACGGCTTGCCGGAGCCGCGCACGCCTTCGGGAAACACGATGATCAGCTCATCGCGATCAAGCATTTTGGCGCAGTTGAGCGGATCGCCGATGACCGCCCCGGCACTGTTCAAGAAGTTGCCCAGAAACGGCACCGTGGGAAAAAACCGCTCCACCATCGCGCGCGCAAAGCGCGGATTGTGCGGATTGGTCACCAGCGCCGTGGCAAGCATCACGCCATCCATCGGCAACTGTCCGGCATGGTTGGCAATCACCAGCGCGCGCCCCTGCCGGGGAATGTGCTCCAGCCCCTGCGCAGTCACCCGGAAATAATGGTCGTACAGCCACTTGGACAAGCCCAGCGCCAGTTTGGCGGTGTCTTCGTTGTAACCCCAGGGATCGTAGCCAAAGCTGCCCACAGGCTTGGGCAGGCGTGCAAACTGCGCCTCCAGCTCGGGGGTCACGATGCGCCGATACAGCGCCTCGGTCGGACTGATTTTGAGCAGTGCCTGCAACGGCTGGGTAAAAGACTGGATCGAGAGCATGGACAGGCCGACACGATAGGGGGACGCGCGCAACGGTATGCGAAAACGCGCGCGGGGTGAAGTCACCGCCAAAGGATCGCTGTGCGCGCGCACGCAGCGGAGATGGTCGCAGAAGGTCTTGCGCGCTGGCTTTCAACGATCGCCGCGCTCCTGCAAGCGCCACAACTGTGCATAACGTCCCGCCTGTGCCAGCAAGTGGTGATGGCGACCCCGTTCGACGATCTGGCCGTGTTCGAGGACGACGATTTCGTCGGCATCCACAATCGTCGATAAGCGATGGGCAATCACCAATGTGGTGCGCTGGGCCGCGACTTCATCCAGCGCGCGCAAAATCGCGCGCTCCGAGGCCGAATCCAGCGACGAGGTGGCTTCGTCAAAAATCAGCAGCGCCGGGTCCTTGAGCAGCGCGCGCGCAATCGCCACCCGCTGCTTTTCGCCGCCGGAGAGTTTGAGTCCGCGCTCACCCACTTTGGTCTGATATCCCTGCGGCAAGCGCGCGATGAAATCGGTCAAATGCGCCAGCGCCGCCACCTGCTCGATCTCGGCCATCGACGCGCCGGGACGGCCATAGCCGATGTTGTAGGCCAGCGTGTCGTTGAACAGCACGGTGTCCTGCGGCACCACGCCGATGCGCGCGCGCAAACTGGCCTGGGTCACCTCGCGCAAATCCTGTCCGCCCAGCATCACCCGCCCGGCCTGCGGATCGTAAAAACGCAGCAACAGGCGCGCCAGCGTGGATTTGCCGGAGCCACTGGCACCGACCACCGCCACGGTTTTGCCAGCACCGATGGTCAGGCTCACGCCGTGCAAGATGGTGCGATCGGCCTCGTAACCAAACTGCACGCGATCGAACACCACATCGCCGCGCGCGGCTTGTGCCGTGAGCAGTGCTGCGCCGTCCTCGACCTGGGGCTGCACCTGCAGCAAGGCAAACATGCGCTGCATATCGGTCAGTGCGCGGCGGATTTCGCGATAGACAAAACCCAAAAAATTCAGCGGCACGAACAACTGGATCAGATAGGCGTTGATGGCGACAAAGTCGCCCAGCGTCATGGTTTGAGCGGCCACCCCGCGCGCGGCCAGCACCATCATCCAGGTCAAGCTGGCCGCCACGATCAGCGCTTGGCCGCTGTTGAGCGCGCCCAGCGACAGCCGGTTTTGCTGCTGCGCGCGCTCCCACTGCGCAAGCTGACGGTCGTACTGCGCCGCCTCGTGCTCGGCGTTGCCAAACAGCTTCACCGTTTCGGCATTGAGCAGGCTGTCCACCGCGCGCGTGTTGGCCTGCGAATCCAGCCGGTTGGCCTCGCGCACAAAGCGCGTACGCCATTCGGTGGTGACAATCGAAAAGCCGATGTAGATCACCACCGCGCCGGCCGTGACCAGCGCAAACTCGGCGCCATAGGCAAACAGCAAAATGCCGGCCACCAGCGCGATTTCCAGCAGTGTTGGCAAGATGTTGAACAACATGAAGCGCAGCAAAAAGTTGATGCCGGCGATGCCGCGCTCGATATCGCGCGACAGGCCGCCGGTGCGCCGCGACAGGTGAAACGCCATGTCCAGCCGATGCAAATGCTCGAACACCGCCAGCGCCGCACGGCGCATCGCGCGCTCACCGACACGGCCAAAGATCACATCGCGCAGTTCCCCCAGCAATACGTTGGCCAGGCGCAGCGCGCCATAGCCCAGCAGCAGCGCCAGCGGTACGGTGATCGGACTTTGCCGGGTGCTGGCATCGAGATGATCAACGATGTGCTTGAGCACCAGCGGCAAGCTGGTGCTGGCGATCTTGGCGGCAATCAAACACGCCATCGCCAGCACGATGCGCGCAGGAAACGCGCGCAAATACGGCCACAGAGAACGGATCACCCGCCAGTCGGCGGGTGGCGTGTGTTCGGCATCGGGCGCTTCGGGCGTGCGATTAGGGCGCGGCATACGGTTGGGCGCGCGCGCCGCGCGCGCAAAAGATCGGCATCAGGCGTTGGAGTTTTGATTGAGCTGGTCGATGGCGCGCAGCACATTGGAACGGGTGATGATGCCCACCAGGCGGTTATCTTCCATTACCGGATAACGCCGCTGCGGCCTGTCGGCAAACATCTTGGCAATTTCGAGAATCGACATATCCGCCTCGACCGTGGTGACTTCACGGCTCATGAAATCAGACACGCTGCCGCCGCGATTGCCGTGATAGCTGGCATTGAGCGCCACTTTCATGCAGTCCTTGGAAGAAAGCACCCCAATGACGTTGCCCAGATCATCCAGCACCGGCGCCCCGGAAAACTCGCGCTGGGTGAGAATGTGGATGGCTTCCATGACATCCATATCGGGTCGAAACGTCAGCAGGCTGCTGGCCATGAAATTGCGCACCGTCATTTCTTCTGCCACGACACATCCCCCTGGGTCTTGAATACAAACGATCGGATCAATGGCTCGGCGGCTGGCCGCAAACATCGCCTGCCGTTTTGCCACACACATCGCAACTGCCACCGGTAAACGCCGATTGACTCGCGCAGGTGCCCTTGAGTGCCTGCCCCTTGACCAGCAGGCTCAGTCCCAGCCCGGCCAGGGCGAGCAAAAACAAGGCAAAGACGGCGATAAAGGTGGACATCTGTCGAGCTCCAAATCTGCAACTGCTGGCAAGCGTCGCCCCTTCAACCGCCAGATGCAAGTGGCCTGTGGCGGAGTTGTTATCATCGCCGCCCTTTTTTGATTGGCAACAAGGCGACCGCCATGTGGTTTCGTAATCTCACCGTTTACCGTCTCCCCCCCAACTGGTCGCGCACGCCAGGCGAAATCGAAACCACGCTGATGGAGTTTGCGCTGCAGCCATGCTCGGGGCTGTCGATGCAGAGCCGGGGCTGGGTGCCGGTCAATGACGCCGGCCAGTTTGCCTACGGCACAACCCGGCAGGTTCTGATCTGCATGGGCAGCGAAGACAAGCTGCTGCCCTCCTCCATCGTCAATCAGACCGCCCTTGAGCGGATCAAAAAACTGGAGCAGGAAAAAGGCTTCAAGCTCGGGCGCCGCGCCAAGACCGAGATCAAGGAAAACGTCACCGCCGAATTGCTGCCGCGCGCGTTTTCACGCCGCCGCAGCATGCTGGGCTGGTTCGACTTTGAAGGCGGCTGGCTGGTGGTGGATACCGCATCGGCCAATCGCGCCGACGAGTTCACCCAGACGCTGCGCGATGCGCTGGGGGAGTTGCCGGTGGAACCGCTGCAATCCGAGCCATCGATGGATGCGCTGATGACCGGCTGGCTGGCCGCGCGCGAGGTGCCGGGCGCCTTTGAGCTGGACGACGAATGCGAGCTGACCACTCCGGATGAAAACAAATCCACCGTGCGCTATCTGCGGCATTCCCTCGACGGCAAGGATA
This region includes:
- a CDS encoding ABC transporter ATP-binding protein/permease, which gives rise to MPRPNRTPEAPDAEHTPPADWRVIRSLWPYLRAFPARIVLAMACLIAAKIASTSLPLVLKHIVDHLDASTRQSPITVPLALLLGYGALRLANVLLGELRDVIFGRVGERAMRRAALAVFEHLHRLDMAFHLSRRTGGLSRDIERGIAGINFLLRFMLFNILPTLLEIALVAGILLFAYGAEFALVTAGAVVIYIGFSIVTTEWRTRFVREANRLDSQANTRAVDSLLNAETVKLFGNAEHEAAQYDRQLAQWERAQQQNRLSLGALNSGQALIVAASLTWMMVLAARGVAAQTMTLGDFVAINAYLIQLFVPLNFLGFVYREIRRALTDMQRMFALLQVQPQVEDGAALLTAQAARGDVVFDRVQFGYEADRTILHGVSLTIGAGKTVAVVGASGSGKSTLARLLLRFYDPQAGRVMLGGQDLREVTQASLRARIGVVPQDTVLFNDTLAYNIGYGRPGASMAEIEQVAALAHLTDFIARLPQGYQTKVGERGLKLSGGEKQRVAIARALLKDPALLIFDEATSSLDSASERAILRALDEVAAQRTTLVIAHRLSTIVDADEIVVLEHGQIVERGRHHHLLAQAGRYAQLWRLQERGDR
- a CDS encoding recombination-associated protein RdgC: MWFRNLTVYRLPPNWSRTPGEIETTLMEFALQPCSGLSMQSRGWVPVNDAGQFAYGTTRQVLICMGSEDKLLPSSIVNQTALERIKKLEQEKGFKLGRRAKTEIKENVTAELLPRAFSRRRSMLGWFDFEGGWLVVDTASANRADEFTQTLRDALGELPVEPLQSEPSMDALMTGWLAAREVPGAFELDDECELTTPDENKSTVRYLRHSLDGKDISNHLSNGKVVKRLALTWKDRVSFVVDDKLQLRRFKRLDMDAVREESDGLPPDQQFEIDFALFCGDVAELLKELAQTVNAARPE
- a CDS encoding lysophospholipid acyltransferase family protein — its product is MTSPRARFRIPLRASPYRVGLSMLSIQSFTQPLQALLKISPTEALYRRIVTPELEAQFARLPKPVGSFGYDPWGYNEDTAKLALGLSKWLYDHYFRVTAQGLEHIPRQGRALVIANHAGQLPMDGVMLATALVTNPHNPRFARAMVERFFPTVPFLGNFLNSAGAVIGDPLNCAKMLDRDELIIVFPEGVRGSGKPWNKRYQLQRFGNGFMHLAMQHDTPIIPVGVVGSEETMPSLANIKPLAKLLGIPYVPISPPLPLPARMYLNFGEPMVFKGPVESENEVTERVEQVKARITELIDRGLNQRTRIF
- a CDS encoding CBS domain-containing protein, which codes for MAEEMTVRNFMASSLLTFRPDMDVMEAIHILTQREFSGAPVLDDLGNVIGVLSSKDCMKVALNASYHGNRGGSVSDFMSREVTTVEADMSILEIAKMFADRPQRRYPVMEDNRLVGIITRSNVLRAIDQLNQNSNA